A window of the Trichocoleus sp. FACHB-46 genome harbors these coding sequences:
- the kbl gene encoding glycine C-acetyltransferase, with the protein MFTSKAIFQTLLDEIQQSGLSKEERALTMPQGAEIVVQGGREVLNFCANNYLGLANHPDVVAAAQVGIAKYGFGLSSGRFICGTQVIHKELEARISEFLGTEDAILYTSCFDANGGLFETILDAESAVISDALNHASIIDGIRLCKAKRYRYAHSDMQELEQVLQETQTAKIRLIATDGVFSMDGEIAQLEQVCDLAEKYDALVMVDDSHGTGVLGAQGRGSIEHCGVIGRVDIITSTLGKALGGASGGFTAAHKQIVDLLRQRSRPYLFSNTLAPAITYTSIRVLDLLNETSELRDRLMENTRYFRQQMSDRGFDIKPGIHPIVPIMLYKAKLAKDMAHDLLEEGIYVIGFSYPVVPQGQARIRIQLSAAHTQAHLDHCIDAFARVGKKHGVI; encoded by the coding sequence ATGTTTACCTCCAAAGCTATTTTTCAAACCCTCCTAGATGAGATCCAGCAATCGGGCTTAAGTAAAGAAGAACGGGCGCTAACAATGCCACAGGGAGCTGAAATTGTGGTTCAGGGTGGCAGGGAAGTACTGAACTTTTGCGCCAACAACTACTTGGGATTGGCTAATCATCCTGATGTCGTAGCAGCGGCGCAGGTGGGAATTGCCAAGTACGGATTTGGCCTCTCCTCTGGGCGCTTTATCTGTGGTACTCAAGTGATTCATAAAGAGCTGGAGGCTCGGATTTCAGAATTCTTGGGCACGGAGGACGCGATCCTCTACACCTCCTGTTTTGATGCGAATGGAGGATTATTTGAGACCATCCTTGATGCTGAGTCTGCGGTAATCAGCGATGCCCTAAACCATGCCAGCATTATTGATGGCATTCGGCTGTGCAAAGCTAAGCGGTATCGCTATGCGCATAGTGATATGCAGGAATTAGAACAAGTTCTGCAAGAGACTCAGACCGCTAAAATTCGGCTGATTGCCACAGATGGCGTTTTTAGCATGGATGGAGAGATTGCCCAGCTAGAGCAAGTTTGCGACTTAGCGGAGAAATATGATGCTTTGGTCATGGTAGATGATAGCCACGGCACCGGAGTTTTGGGAGCCCAGGGACGGGGTTCGATCGAGCATTGTGGCGTAATCGGGCGAGTAGATATTATCACCAGCACTCTTGGGAAAGCCTTAGGAGGTGCTTCTGGTGGCTTTACCGCTGCTCATAAACAGATAGTGGATCTACTGCGGCAGCGATCGCGGCCTTATCTGTTCTCTAATACATTGGCTCCTGCCATTACCTACACCAGCATTCGAGTCTTAGATCTGCTCAACGAAACTAGTGAGCTACGCGATCGCCTGATGGAGAATACACGCTACTTTCGGCAGCAGATGAGCGATCGCGGCTTCGACATTAAACCAGGTATCCATCCCATTGTGCCAATCATGCTCTACAAAGCCAAGTTAGCCAAGGATATGGCACATGATCTGCTAGAGGAAGGCATTTATGTGATTGGGTTTAGCTATCCTGTGGTGCCTCAAGGTCAGGCCCGCATTCGAATCCAGCTCTCTGCTGCTCATACCCAAGCCCATCTTGACCACTGTATTGATGCGTTTGCAAGAGTCGGCAAAAAACATGGCGTGATTTAG
- a CDS encoding cupin-like domain-containing protein has product MFTEKQLALNLDPTAIAQSPKFGNLVERAIETLEAMLSSEQLSVQERMNLAAKILELEQQKVIPQTSVASQADSSALNLSEPWKQWIIENKLRQVPDSVLVETMVREGIDAALATQAVSYIATEKTFQTESETLQRLRKLESILTIQRQLTQLSPNFSTIERRDRISREEFLEKYYATNTPVILTGMMADWPALSSWTPDFLKTNYGQAEVQIQFGRTSDPSYEINTNQYKRAIKLSEYVDMVVQGGESNDYYMVANNGNLEREDLKGLFKDFIMFPELLNPESTKGTVFFWFGPAGTVTPLHHDPMNLMMAQVYGRKRWRLISPAATPLVYNDIGVFSRVDLENIDYEKYPLVKDVQIIETVLEPGEVIFVPVGWWHQVKGLDVSISLSFTNFIFPNTYSHQNPHITSSTDISSTGKAAQSSQVASGQATLLAQQSNLVLNHGPLTNEIVESTNASYLVDEIFAGEPLTISFGFVSWDGLPQFDFYGRTKKLAQLAAKPINRILVRDLSNSWYQRGIPGLGHTVNEVVDSLKQLIVQIAPSKVIMIGQSMGGYAAIMFGQLLGADQIITFGPLSCLDSAQAIAMGDTRWLSIMEALETNPPSVRYFDLPTLCQTSPHTPDIRIFYGKKLDPETPGTVNLDDLHASRFNALPNCTIQAFEESGHAIVKYLVDHKLMDNLLLKTIF; this is encoded by the coding sequence ATGTTTACAGAAAAGCAGTTGGCACTCAATCTTGATCCCACAGCGATTGCTCAATCACCAAAATTTGGCAATTTAGTTGAGCGAGCAATAGAAACATTGGAGGCAATGTTGTCCAGTGAGCAGCTCTCTGTACAAGAGCGGATGAATCTTGCTGCCAAAATTTTGGAACTAGAACAACAAAAGGTAATCCCACAGACATCTGTAGCAAGTCAGGCAGATTCATCGGCCTTAAATCTCTCTGAGCCTTGGAAACAATGGATCATTGAGAACAAGCTTCGCCAAGTTCCAGACTCTGTTTTAGTTGAGACAATGGTCCGCGAAGGAATTGATGCAGCCCTAGCAACTCAGGCAGTCAGCTATATTGCAACCGAAAAAACCTTTCAAACAGAAAGTGAAACACTGCAACGTCTACGTAAACTAGAGTCTATTCTGACGATTCAACGCCAACTCACACAGCTATCTCCTAACTTTAGTACGATTGAACGACGCGATCGCATCTCTAGAGAAGAATTTTTAGAAAAATATTACGCAACCAACACACCTGTTATTTTGACAGGCATGATGGCGGACTGGCCTGCCCTTTCCTCGTGGACTCCTGACTTTTTAAAGACGAATTACGGTCAAGCAGAAGTACAAATCCAATTTGGTCGCACCTCAGACCCCAGCTACGAAATCAATACTAATCAATATAAGCGGGCAATCAAGCTTAGCGAATATGTAGATATGGTGGTTCAGGGTGGAGAAAGTAATGACTACTACATGGTTGCCAACAATGGCAACCTTGAGCGCGAAGACCTCAAAGGTCTGTTCAAGGACTTTATCATGTTTCCGGAACTACTGAACCCTGAAAGCACAAAAGGCACAGTCTTCTTTTGGTTTGGGCCAGCAGGCACCGTTACTCCGTTGCACCACGACCCAATGAACTTGATGATGGCTCAAGTGTATGGACGCAAGCGCTGGCGGCTAATTTCACCCGCTGCCACTCCCTTGGTTTACAACGATATTGGTGTCTTCAGTCGTGTAGATTTGGAGAATATAGATTACGAAAAGTATCCACTCGTTAAAGATGTTCAGATTATTGAAACAGTATTAGAACCTGGAGAAGTAATTTTCGTACCAGTGGGATGGTGGCATCAAGTCAAAGGGCTGGACGTTAGCATCTCGCTGTCATTTACCAATTTCATCTTCCCCAACACATACTCACATCAAAACCCTCATATCACTTCATCGACAGACATATCATCGACAGGCAAAGCGGCTCAAAGTAGTCAGGTAGCGTCAGGGCAAGCAACTTTGCTGGCTCAGCAGTCTAATTTGGTCCTGAATCATGGCCCTCTCACGAATGAGATAGTTGAGAGCACCAATGCTTCATACCTGGTAGATGAGATCTTTGCCGGGGAACCGTTAACTATTTCGTTTGGTTTTGTCTCTTGGGATGGTCTTCCTCAGTTTGATTTTTACGGCAGAACCAAAAAATTGGCTCAGTTAGCTGCTAAACCTATCAACCGAATTTTGGTGCGAGACTTATCCAACAGTTGGTATCAGCGCGGCATCCCAGGACTAGGACACACAGTTAACGAAGTTGTAGATAGCCTGAAACAACTAATTGTTCAAATTGCCCCTAGCAAAGTCATTATGATTGGGCAGTCTATGGGTGGGTATGCCGCCATTATGTTTGGACAACTGTTAGGAGCCGATCAGATCATTACTTTTGGTCCTCTGTCCTGCCTAGACTCCGCTCAAGCGATCGCAATGGGCGATACTCGCTGGCTCTCCATCATGGAAGCCCTAGAGACAAATCCTCCTAGTGTTCGTTATTTTGACTTGCCTACACTCTGCCAGACTTCTCCTCATACTCCAGATATACGTATCTTCTATGGTAAAAAGCTAGATCCAGAAACACCTGGAACTGTGAATTTAGACGATCTGCATGCTAGCCGCTTTAATGCCTTACCAAACTGCACAATTCAAGCATTTGAGGAATCAGGGCATGCAATTGTCAAATATTTGGTAGATCACAAGTTGATGGATAACTTGCTACTCAAGACAATTTTTTAA
- the hppD gene encoding 4-hydroxyphenylpyruvate dioxygenase, with product MHDICPIKRFDHLEFYVGNAKQAALFYADCFGFTNTAYRGLSTGSRDVTSYVMEQGEIRLVLSSALHPDHAIAQSGLKHGDSVAVIALEVPDAEKAFWETTSRGAREAIALTEEQDEQGVFRYAVIHVYGDMLVKFVERSQYQGFAPGFAMRQQAHQRVGAGLTAIDHVVANVEYGAMDRWVQFFTDTLGFELLMHFDDQAISTEYSALMSKVMRDRTGKIKLPINEPAYGKRKSQIDEFLEYHHGPGIQHIALATNNIIETVTQLKRSGVEFLQTPPTYYQNLASRVGALEEPIDQLAQLGILIDRDSEGYLLQIFTQPVQDRPTLFFEIIQRHGAQGFGEGNFKALFEAIEREQALRGNL from the coding sequence ATGCATGATATTTGCCCGATTAAACGCTTTGATCACCTAGAATTCTACGTGGGTAATGCCAAGCAAGCAGCGCTCTTTTATGCTGATTGCTTTGGTTTTACCAATACTGCTTATCGGGGATTAAGTACTGGAAGCCGCGACGTAACCTCCTATGTCATGGAGCAAGGAGAAATTCGTTTGGTCCTAAGTAGCGCTCTGCACCCCGATCACGCGATCGCGCAGAGCGGGTTGAAACATGGCGATAGTGTGGCAGTGATTGCTCTAGAAGTGCCAGATGCAGAGAAAGCCTTCTGGGAAACAACATCTCGTGGAGCTAGAGAAGCGATCGCACTGACTGAGGAGCAAGACGAGCAAGGGGTGTTTCGCTACGCCGTTATTCATGTCTATGGAGATATGCTAGTTAAGTTTGTTGAGCGCAGCCAATACCAAGGATTTGCTCCTGGTTTCGCTATGCGTCAGCAGGCTCATCAACGGGTTGGTGCAGGGCTAACCGCGATTGATCATGTCGTAGCCAACGTAGAATATGGCGCAATGGATCGCTGGGTACAGTTCTTCACCGATACGCTGGGCTTTGAGCTATTGATGCACTTTGATGATCAGGCAATTTCTACAGAATATTCTGCTTTGATGTCTAAGGTGATGCGCGATCGTACAGGCAAAATTAAGCTACCCATCAACGAGCCCGCCTATGGCAAACGCAAATCACAGATTGATGAGTTCTTGGAATATCACCACGGACCTGGGATTCAGCATATCGCTTTAGCAACCAACAATATTATTGAAACAGTCACCCAACTAAAACGCTCTGGCGTTGAGTTCCTCCAGACTCCCCCGACATATTACCAAAACTTAGCTTCCCGTGTCGGTGCTCTAGAAGAACCGATTGATCAACTTGCTCAGTTAGGCATTCTGATCGATCGCGATTCGGAAGGCTATCTCCTCCAGATCTTCACCCAACCTGTCCAAGACCGCCCCACCCTATTCTTTGAGATCATTCAGCGCCACGGAGCCCAAGGATTTGGTGAAGGCAACTTTAAGGCACTGTTTGAAGCGATCGAACGAGAACAAGCGCTGAGGGGAAATCTTTGA
- a CDS encoding response regulator translates to MLRVLLIDDNQGDRLLAIRELKKTFFDLQVQEVGEASEFTQALEAGEFDLVVTDYQLRWSNGLEILQSIKLCYPHCPVVMFTNSGSEEVAVRGMKQGLSDYVLKGKPLYRLAIAVQESLDKERLRREYEETLEQLRLSEERFRQQAKELEEANQLKDEFLAVLSHELRSPLNPILGWVQILRSGKLDADKVNYALETIERNARLQTQLIEDLLDISRILRGKLHLNSTAVDLVPTIEAALENIRLAAEAKHIQLTTRLEPRGKFIAGDVARLQQILWNLLSNAIKFTPTGGKVEVCLEYVDLEAKITVNDTGKGINPEFLPHVFDYFRQADSSTTRNFGGLGLGLAIVQHLTEIHGGRVQAASLGEGQGATFTVLLPLLTTDTEGVGTAVLVDQSSNLQGVKVLVVDDEPDNLELVHFVLEDVGATVIAVSSARAVLELLLEFQPDVLVSDIGLPEMDGYALLREVQALTSQLGRSLPAIALTAYAGEVNQQQAIAAGFEIHLAKPIDPLELITAIANLSKR, encoded by the coding sequence ATGCTCCGTGTCTTGCTGATTGACGATAATCAGGGCGATCGCCTACTCGCCATTCGTGAATTGAAGAAAACGTTTTTCGATTTGCAAGTTCAAGAAGTTGGTGAGGCGAGTGAGTTTACCCAAGCTCTGGAGGCAGGAGAGTTTGATTTGGTCGTGACTGACTACCAACTGCGTTGGAGCAACGGCTTAGAAATCCTACAAAGTATAAAACTTTGCTACCCCCACTGCCCTGTAGTGATGTTTACAAACAGTGGCTCTGAGGAAGTGGCTGTCAGGGGTATGAAGCAGGGCTTGAGCGACTATGTGCTAAAGGGCAAGCCATTATATCGCTTGGCTATTGCCGTACAAGAAAGCTTAGACAAAGAACGGCTCCGCCGGGAGTACGAAGAAACGCTAGAACAACTGAGGCTTTCAGAAGAACGGTTCCGCCAGCAAGCTAAAGAGCTAGAGGAAGCCAATCAACTTAAGGATGAGTTTCTCGCAGTGCTGTCTCACGAGTTGCGATCGCCCTTGAACCCGATTCTAGGCTGGGTCCAAATCCTTCGCAGCGGTAAGTTAGATGCAGACAAAGTGAACTACGCTCTAGAAACGATTGAGCGTAATGCCAGACTGCAAACTCAATTAATCGAAGACTTATTAGATATTTCCCGCATTTTGCGCGGCAAACTCCACTTAAACAGTACGGCGGTTGACCTAGTGCCCACCATTGAGGCCGCTTTAGAGAATATCCGTTTAGCGGCTGAAGCTAAGCATATTCAACTTACGACTCGCTTAGAACCACGAGGTAAATTTATCGCTGGAGATGTGGCTCGCCTGCAACAGATTCTCTGGAATTTGCTTTCTAATGCGATTAAATTTACGCCGACTGGAGGCAAAGTTGAAGTTTGCTTAGAATATGTTGATCTAGAAGCCAAAATCACAGTCAACGATACAGGCAAAGGAATTAACCCAGAGTTTCTACCACATGTGTTTGACTACTTTCGCCAAGCTGACAGCTCTACCACTCGCAACTTTGGCGGCTTAGGTCTGGGATTAGCGATCGTTCAACACTTAACAGAGATTCATGGTGGCAGGGTGCAAGCTGCGAGTTTAGGGGAGGGTCAAGGTGCCACTTTTACGGTGCTGCTACCTTTGCTGACCACAGATACAGAAGGAGTTGGCACGGCAGTTCTGGTTGATCAATCTTCCAATTTGCAAGGAGTCAAAGTGCTTGTAGTAGACGATGAACCGGATAACTTAGAGCTGGTTCATTTTGTCCTCGAAGATGTAGGCGCAACAGTCATTGCAGTATCTTCAGCGCGAGCTGTATTGGAGCTATTACTAGAATTTCAACCCGATGTTCTAGTCAGCGATATTGGGCTGCCTGAAATGGATGGGTATGCTCTATTGCGAGAAGTTCAGGCTTTAACCTCACAACTGGGAAGAAGTCTGCCTGCGATTGCGCTGACTGCTTATGCGGGTGAAGTCAACCAACAACAAGCGATCGCTGCTGGATTCGAGATTCATCTAGCGAAACCCATCGACCCCCTTGAGTTAATCACCGCGATCGCAAACTTATCCAAGAGATAA
- a CDS encoding AMP-binding protein, with amino-acid sequence MAQLLICGIENHIATQLLTQINQLLVALPTIECWQYFTQHLLKPEHPWALHQLLYTETFADWDEKQGPPPAWSPSLEQIQSTNIAALMRKQAIATYPELHAWSCQHRDEFWQIMMRRLGIRFQQNYTQILDLSQGVESPQWLINARLNIVESCFQAPDSAIAIVFQPEGGSLDTLTYGELRSLVNQVSNGLVELGLRPGDAIAVVLPMTVEAVVIYLGIVQAGCVVVSVADSFAAPEIAIRLQIAQAKAVFTQALILRAGKQLPLYTKVIEAQSPKAIVLAASSNTQLRSGDLSWQDFLSDRQQFQPIPAVSSAHTNILFSSGTTGEPKAVPWTQTTPIKCAVDGHLHQDIHAGDVVAWPTNLGWMMGPWLIYASLINQAAITLYYGTPTTREFGKFIQDAQVTMLGVVPSLVTAWKNTDCMKGLDWSTIKTFSSTGECSNSQDMLFLMSLAGYKPIIEYCGGTEIGGAYITGTVVQPCAPATFTTPALGLDVVIMNPEGQPAERGEAFIIPPSIGLSTELLNRDHHQVYFADTPCLPVVREAIEAKSQRGFSHASPSIPLRRHGDRLERLPNGYYRAQGRVDDAMNLGGIKVSSTEIEQVLNRVEDIGETAAIAIAPPGGGPSQLIIYAVVVPNSSKTREELKTSLQTALAQNLNPLFKIRDVVMLDALPRTASNKVMRRVLRDQYRLTPL; translated from the coding sequence TTGGCGCAACTTCTGATCTGTGGCATTGAAAACCACATTGCCACTCAACTTTTAACCCAGATCAATCAGTTGCTTGTTGCTTTACCAACGATTGAGTGTTGGCAATATTTCACTCAGCATCTTCTGAAGCCTGAGCATCCTTGGGCGTTACATCAACTCCTCTACACTGAAACTTTTGCTGACTGGGATGAAAAACAGGGGCCGCCTCCTGCTTGGTCTCCTTCTCTGGAGCAAATTCAGTCTACAAATATTGCGGCTTTGATGCGAAAACAGGCGATCGCAACCTACCCGGAATTACATGCTTGGTCCTGTCAGCATCGAGATGAGTTTTGGCAAATCATGATGCGACGGTTGGGAATTCGCTTTCAGCAAAACTATACACAGATTCTAGATTTATCCCAAGGAGTTGAATCGCCTCAGTGGTTGATCAACGCTCGGCTCAATATTGTAGAAAGTTGTTTCCAAGCCCCCGATAGCGCTATAGCCATTGTCTTTCAACCGGAGGGGGGTTCTCTGGATACCCTCACCTATGGCGAACTGCGTAGTTTGGTGAATCAGGTTTCAAATGGTCTAGTAGAACTGGGTCTACGACCAGGAGACGCGATCGCTGTTGTCTTACCGATGACAGTAGAAGCAGTTGTGATTTATTTGGGGATTGTTCAGGCGGGTTGTGTGGTGGTGTCGGTCGCGGATAGCTTTGCTGCACCTGAAATCGCTATCCGCTTACAGATTGCGCAAGCAAAAGCAGTATTCACGCAAGCCTTGATTCTGCGGGCTGGAAAGCAATTGCCTCTCTATACCAAAGTCATAGAGGCACAGTCTCCAAAAGCGATCGTTCTTGCTGCTTCTTCTAACACTCAATTGCGATCGGGTGATCTGTCCTGGCAAGATTTCCTGAGTGATCGCCAGCAATTTCAGCCTATACCTGCGGTTTCATCAGCTCACACTAATATCTTGTTCTCTTCTGGGACCACTGGTGAACCCAAGGCAGTTCCTTGGACGCAGACCACGCCGATTAAATGTGCCGTGGATGGACATCTACACCAAGACATTCATGCTGGAGATGTGGTGGCTTGGCCGACAAACCTGGGTTGGATGATGGGTCCGTGGCTGATCTATGCCAGTTTGATTAATCAGGCCGCGATCACCTTGTACTATGGTACTCCGACGACCAGAGAGTTCGGAAAATTTATTCAAGACGCTCAGGTAACGATGCTGGGTGTAGTGCCTAGTTTAGTAACAGCATGGAAAAATACTGATTGTATGAAAGGACTGGACTGGAGCACAATTAAAACTTTTAGCTCTACAGGTGAGTGTTCTAATTCACAGGATATGTTGTTCCTCATGTCTTTGGCAGGCTATAAACCCATCATAGAATACTGCGGTGGGACCGAAATCGGTGGAGCATATATCACTGGAACTGTAGTACAACCCTGCGCTCCTGCAACTTTTACCACTCCTGCTCTCGGTCTTGATGTTGTCATTATGAACCCAGAGGGACAGCCAGCAGAGAGAGGTGAAGCATTCATCATTCCTCCGTCTATTGGGCTCTCAACTGAACTGCTGAATCGGGATCATCATCAAGTGTACTTTGCCGATACACCTTGTTTACCTGTCGTGCGCGAGGCTATAGAAGCCAAGAGTCAAAGAGGCTTTTCTCATGCTTCACCCTCCATCCCTCTTCGTCGCCACGGCGATCGCTTAGAACGTTTACCCAACGGCTACTATCGAGCCCAGGGACGAGTAGATGATGCAATGAATTTGGGTGGAATTAAGGTGAGTTCCACAGAGATCGAGCAAGTGCTGAATAGAGTTGAGGATATTGGTGAGACAGCGGCGATCGCGATCGCTCCTCCGGGCGGTGGTCCTAGCCAGTTAATTATTTATGCGGTTGTTGTCCCGAATAGCTCGAAAACTAGAGAGGAACTAAAAACCTCTCTGCAAACTGCGCTCGCTCAGAATCTCAATCCTCTCTTCAAAATTCGTGATGTGGTCATGTTGGATGCTTTGCCACGGACAGCTTCTAACAAGGTGATGCGACGGGTGCTGCGTGACCAATACCGTCTAACGCCTTTATGA
- a CDS encoding NAD-dependent epimerase/dehydratase family protein, whose amino-acid sequence MNRILVTGSQGQLGSDLVTVLRQIYGVEQVVESGRSPPHSENNFYLYKTLDVTNHQQLQTIIEQEQIQTIYHLAGVLSAKGEKYPDRCWDVNVNGLRNILEAAKTYQLKVFFPSSIAVFGPHTPKLDTPNYG is encoded by the coding sequence ATGAACAGAATTTTAGTAACTGGGTCGCAAGGGCAACTGGGAAGTGACTTGGTGACAGTTCTGCGTCAGATCTATGGAGTAGAACAGGTTGTAGAAAGTGGGCGATCGCCACCTCATTCTGAAAACAATTTCTACTTGTATAAAACCCTAGATGTTACTAACCATCAGCAGCTACAGACGATCATTGAACAAGAGCAGATTCAAACGATCTATCATCTTGCCGGAGTACTCTCGGCCAAAGGAGAAAAATACCCAGATCGCTGCTGGGATGTCAATGTCAATGGTTTGAGAAACATTTTAGAAGCTGCAAAAACATATCAGTTAAAAGTCTTTTTTCCTAGCTCGATCGCGGTCTTTGGGCCTCACACCCCTAAACTAGATACCCCAAATTACGGTTGA
- a CDS encoding homogentisate 1,2-dioxygenase has protein sequence MSYYYKLGAIPHKRHTQFRQPDGSLYHEELISVQGFSGVQSLLYHLRPPTQVYKVLSHQDTKIVHEESSALRHRHLRTADVTAGGDAIAARIPLLVNADVCISVARPTEPMAYWYRFAHGDEVIFIHQGTGILESQYGVLPYRPGDYLVIPTGVLWRILPDAKSEQRMLAIEAQGHIEPPQRYLNRYGQFLEHAPYCERDIRPPQDLVVHDEAGEFEVQIKTQGCITHYLYHYHPLDVVGWDGHLYPYALNIEDFEPITGRVHQPPPVHQTFAAAGFVICSFVPRLFDYHPLAIPAPYNHSNVDSDEVLYYAAGNFMSRRGIEEASVTVHPSGIPHGPHPGMYEGSIGKERTDELAVMIDTFRPLKLTAQATHLEDLNYLYSWSA, from the coding sequence ATGAGCTACTACTACAAACTAGGAGCAATTCCCCATAAACGGCACACGCAGTTCCGTCAACCGGATGGCTCGCTTTATCACGAAGAATTGATTAGTGTCCAAGGGTTTTCGGGGGTGCAATCTTTGCTGTACCACTTGCGGCCACCAACTCAGGTTTATAAGGTGTTATCTCATCAAGACACCAAGATTGTTCATGAGGAGTCGAGTGCCTTGCGGCATCGTCATTTACGCACCGCAGATGTCACAGCAGGTGGAGATGCGATCGCGGCTCGAATTCCTTTACTAGTAAATGCCGATGTCTGTATTTCTGTCGCTCGACCAACAGAGCCGATGGCTTACTGGTACCGCTTTGCTCACGGAGATGAGGTGATCTTTATCCATCAGGGTACAGGGATATTGGAGAGCCAATATGGGGTGCTGCCTTATCGACCGGGAGATTATTTGGTAATTCCAACCGGGGTACTGTGGCGGATTCTGCCAGATGCAAAAAGCGAGCAGCGGATGTTGGCGATCGAAGCTCAGGGACATATCGAACCACCTCAGCGGTATCTAAATCGGTACGGCCAGTTTCTGGAACATGCACCTTACTGTGAGCGGGACATTCGCCCACCCCAAGACTTAGTGGTTCACGATGAAGCAGGGGAGTTCGAAGTTCAAATTAAAACTCAGGGTTGTATTACGCATTATCTCTATCACTATCATCCGCTAGATGTGGTGGGTTGGGATGGTCATCTGTATCCTTATGCTTTAAATATTGAGGATTTTGAACCAATTACCGGACGGGTGCACCAGCCGCCTCCTGTGCATCAAACCTTTGCGGCGGCTGGGTTTGTGATTTGTTCTTTTGTGCCGCGTCTGTTCGATTACCATCCACTCGCCATTCCTGCACCCTACAATCACTCCAATGTCGATTCGGATGAGGTGCTTTACTACGCTGCGGGTAACTTTATGTCACGCAGAGGCATCGAAGAAGCTTCTGTCACTGTGCATCCTAGCGGCATCCCCCACGGTCCCCATCCCGGTATGTATGAAGGGTCAATTGGTAAAGAGCGCACCGATGAATTAGCTGTCATGATTGACACCTTCCGCCCCCTCAAGTTAACGGCTCAGGCTACGCACTTAGAGGATCTCAATTATCTCTACAGTTGGAGCGCTTAA
- a CDS encoding pyridoxal phosphate-dependent aminotransferase — MTIFAERMSHLGTESAFEVLARAKKLEAQGKSVIHLEIGQPDFPTPDNICEAACRAMREGYTGYGPAAGLLEFRKVVAEYIAATRGVEVHPDEVVVTPGAKPIIFFTILTLVNPGDEVIYPNPGFPVYESVISFVGAKAVPLPLREEVDFRFRIEDLVSAISDRTKLLIINSPQNPTGGLLAAEDLAAIAELANKHDFYVLSDEVYSRMVYGEKHQSILSLPGMKARTILLDGHSKTYAMTGWRLGYGVAPQAITEKMVQLMINSNSCTCSFTQIAGMEALTGPQDAVEQMMAEFQQRRDVIVEGLNAIAGIQCRKPTGAFYVFPNVKQLPLSSDALADYLLQEANVAVLSGTAFGEYGDGYLRLSYANSPENIHEALERIQIAIIKLK; from the coding sequence ATGACAATATTTGCAGAACGTATGAGTCACCTAGGCACTGAATCCGCTTTTGAGGTGCTTGCTAGAGCTAAAAAGTTAGAAGCTCAGGGCAAAAGTGTGATTCATCTAGAGATTGGTCAGCCCGATTTTCCCACCCCTGACAATATCTGTGAAGCCGCTTGCCGAGCCATGCGCGAAGGATATACGGGCTATGGTCCTGCAGCTGGGTTATTGGAGTTTCGCAAAGTAGTTGCTGAGTATATTGCAGCGACCAGAGGTGTGGAAGTTCATCCCGATGAAGTCGTCGTCACACCTGGAGCTAAACCAATTATTTTTTTCACGATATTGACGCTGGTGAATCCGGGAGATGAGGTCATTTATCCCAATCCAGGTTTTCCGGTTTATGAATCGGTAATCAGTTTTGTTGGCGCTAAAGCTGTGCCTTTACCGTTACGGGAAGAAGTAGATTTTCGCTTTCGGATTGAAGACTTAGTTAGTGCTATTTCCGATCGCACCAAACTCTTAATTATTAATTCTCCTCAAAATCCTACAGGCGGGCTGTTGGCCGCAGAAGATTTGGCTGCGATCGCAGAGCTAGCCAATAAACATGATTTCTATGTGCTCTCTGATGAGGTTTATTCCCGGATGGTCTATGGCGAGAAGCATCAAAGTATCTTAAGTTTGCCAGGGATGAAAGCGCGGACTATTTTGCTGGATGGTCACTCGAAAACCTATGCGATGACAGGCTGGCGCTTGGGGTATGGTGTGGCTCCTCAGGCCATCACGGAAAAGATGGTGCAACTGATGATTAATTCTAATTCTTGCACCTGCTCTTTTACACAAATCGCTGGAATGGAAGCATTGACTGGGCCACAGGATGCGGTGGAGCAAATGATGGCTGAATTCCAACAACGGCGAGATGTGATTGTTGAAGGACTCAATGCGATCGCTGGAATCCAATGTCGCAAACCCACAGGTGCGTTCTATGTATTCCCCAATGTCAAGCAACTACCCCTCTCTTCTGATGCGCTGGCTGATTATCTTTTGCAGGAAGCAAATGTCGCCGTCCTCTCAGGAACTGCTTTCGGTGAGTATGGTGATGGCTACTTAAGACTTTCCTACGCTAATTCTCCAGAGAATATCCATGAGGCGTTAGAACGAATTCAAATAGCGATAATTAAGCTTAAGTAG